A genomic segment from Desulfonatronum lacustre DSM 10312 encodes:
- the infB gene encoding translation initiation factor IF-2, which produces MANKIRIMELSSELGVSNKELLQVLRELDIPVKSHVSSISEEEAAQVRERMQRKDAPVDVQQREIQPGVILRRRRKVAKPDAQEASDASGDQPEDVPAPERTDGLEQDAVKGAAEKAEDATEAAAPAQRRAGKKTVDAPPARIIGTSEEPVAPDMKEPGAEEVGADAPSTPASEETAARVASDTPAAQDVPDVSDMPDVPDVSDMPDVSDVSGTVDTRTEGVTSDDGFVSGEDATGDAKTEDVEAAAPAEAATGEESDAAASEAVGEKAKKRKPRKREPLIQSGPQVRIISKPEAKPDFSYKPESKPYTPTPVRTPGAAEAPARAGADAGAQGDSASDRKKKKKGKRTVEITQPTVLGEQDRGDPSWKKKKTTPVQDRTGGKFRAKRSRPKFRHEAEGQAGQAGTQPIKAAKRKIRMEEAIRVSEMAKQMGLKAQEIIKTLFSMGVMTTINQSIDMDTATLVAAEFGYEVEQVGFMEEGFTHIREEDKPEDLVARSPVVTIMGHVDHGKTSLLDAIRESNVTKGEAGGITQHIGAYHVETNRGAVTFLDTPGHEAFTAMRARGAQVTDLVILVVAADDGVMEQTKEAVNHAKAAGVPIVVAVNKIDKEDANPERVIRELSEMGLLAEAWGGDTIFANVSAKQRIGLDELLEMVLLQAEVLDLKANPTKRARGRIVEARLDKGRGPVATVLIQEGTLRDGDVFVCGLYQGKVRAMFDDKGKKIKEAGPAFPVEVQGFDGLGESGDEFVVVADEKIARRIAQSRMTKEREKALAKATKVTLDSFLASKAAGEAKFLNLVIKTDVQGSAEAVSESLLKLSTDEVRVRIVHSGAGAITESDVMLAAASSAIVIGFNVRPVAKVKEVAESESVEIRFYDIIYNLVNDIRDAMTGMLSPIIRESYLGQAEVRQTFSVPKIGMVAGCAVMDGKLLRNAKIRLLREGVVIYTGKLSSLRRFKEDAKEVLKGFECGVGLANFNDIKVGDVIEAFEEVSEAATL; this is translated from the coding sequence CCAACCCGGGGTCATTTTGCGGCGGCGACGGAAGGTCGCCAAGCCGGACGCCCAGGAAGCTTCGGACGCCTCCGGAGATCAGCCCGAGGATGTCCCGGCTCCCGAGAGAACGGATGGTTTGGAGCAGGATGCGGTCAAGGGAGCGGCGGAGAAAGCTGAGGATGCGACCGAGGCCGCTGCGCCGGCTCAGCGTCGGGCTGGAAAAAAGACCGTGGACGCTCCCCCGGCACGGATTATCGGCACATCCGAAGAGCCTGTCGCCCCGGACATGAAAGAACCAGGCGCAGAAGAAGTCGGGGCGGATGCCCCTTCCACACCTGCCTCCGAAGAGACGGCGGCGCGTGTTGCGTCGGATACTCCAGCCGCGCAGGATGTGCCGGATGTGTCGGATATGCCGGATGTGCCGGATGTGTCGGATATGCCGGATGTGTCGGATGTTTCCGGTACGGTGGATACACGGACGGAGGGCGTCACGTCCGACGACGGATTCGTATCCGGCGAGGATGCGACGGGTGATGCAAAAACTGAGGACGTGGAAGCCGCGGCTCCCGCCGAGGCGGCCACCGGCGAAGAGTCCGATGCGGCTGCATCGGAAGCCGTCGGTGAAAAGGCGAAGAAGCGGAAACCGCGGAAGCGCGAGCCGTTGATCCAGAGCGGACCGCAGGTGCGGATCATTTCCAAGCCGGAAGCCAAGCCGGACTTTTCCTATAAGCCCGAAAGCAAGCCGTACACCCCCACTCCGGTTCGGACGCCCGGCGCTGCGGAAGCGCCTGCCCGGGCCGGGGCGGACGCCGGTGCGCAGGGCGATAGCGCCTCGGATCGGAAGAAGAAGAAAAAGGGCAAACGCACTGTGGAGATCACCCAGCCTACGGTGCTCGGAGAACAGGACCGCGGTGATCCGTCCTGGAAAAAGAAGAAAACCACTCCGGTTCAGGATCGGACCGGCGGCAAGTTCCGGGCCAAGCGGTCGCGCCCTAAGTTTCGTCACGAAGCCGAAGGTCAGGCCGGTCAGGCCGGAACCCAGCCGATCAAGGCCGCCAAGCGTAAAATCCGCATGGAAGAGGCCATCCGGGTTTCGGAGATGGCCAAGCAGATGGGGCTCAAGGCCCAGGAGATCATCAAGACCCTGTTTTCCATGGGCGTGATGACCACCATCAACCAATCCATCGACATGGATACGGCGACCTTGGTGGCCGCGGAGTTCGGCTACGAGGTGGAGCAGGTCGGGTTCATGGAAGAAGGGTTCACGCACATCCGTGAAGAGGACAAGCCGGAAGATCTCGTGGCGCGTTCTCCGGTTGTGACCATCATGGGCCACGTGGACCACGGCAAGACCTCTCTGTTGGACGCCATCCGCGAGTCCAACGTGACCAAGGGCGAGGCCGGGGGGATCACCCAGCATATCGGCGCGTATCACGTGGAGACCAATCGCGGCGCGGTGACCTTTCTGGACACGCCCGGTCACGAAGCCTTCACGGCCATGCGTGCCCGTGGAGCTCAGGTCACGGACCTGGTCATCCTGGTGGTGGCCGCGGACGACGGCGTGATGGAACAGACCAAGGAAGCCGTGAACCATGCCAAGGCCGCCGGGGTGCCCATCGTCGTGGCCGTGAACAAGATCGACAAGGAAGACGCCAACCCGGAACGGGTGATCCGCGAGTTGAGCGAAATGGGGCTGCTGGCCGAAGCCTGGGGCGGAGACACGATTTTCGCCAACGTCTCGGCCAAACAGCGCATCGGTCTGGACGAACTGCTGGAAATGGTTCTGCTCCAGGCCGAGGTTCTGGATCTCAAAGCCAATCCGACCAAGCGAGCCCGGGGGCGGATCGTGGAAGCCCGTCTGGACAAGGGCCGCGGGCCGGTGGCCACGGTGTTGATCCAGGAAGGGACCCTGCGCGACGGCGACGTCTTTGTCTGCGGCCTGTACCAGGGCAAGGTCCGGGCCATGTTCGACGACAAGGGCAAGAAGATCAAGGAAGCCGGTCCGGCCTTTCCGGTGGAAGTGCAAGGCTTTGACGGTCTGGGGGAATCCGGGGACGAATTCGTGGTGGTGGCGGATGAAAAAATCGCCCGCCGGATCGCCCAGTCCCGCATGACCAAGGAGCGCGAAAAGGCCCTGGCCAAGGCCACCAAGGTCACCCTGGACAGCTTCCTGGCCTCCAAGGCGGCCGGCGAGGCCAAGTTCCTGAATCTGGTCATCAAGACCGATGTGCAGGGGTCCGCCGAGGCGGTCTCCGAGTCCCTGCTCAAGCTGTCCACGGACGAGGTCCGGGTGCGGATCGTCCACTCCGGCGCCGGGGCCATCACCGAATCCGACGTCATGCTGGCCGCGGCCTCTTCGGCCATCGTGATCGGCTTCAACGTCCGGCCCGTGGCCAAGGTCAAGGAAGTGGCCGAGTCCGAGAGCGTGGAAATCCGCTTTTACGACATCATCTACAACCTGGTGAACGACATCCGTGACGCCATGACCGGAATGCTCTCGCCGATTATCCGGGAGTCCTACCTGGGGCAGGCCGAAGTTCGCCAGACCTTCAGCGTGCCCAAGATCGGCATGGTGGCCGGGTGCGCGGTGATGGACGGCAAGCTGCTGCGCAACGCCAAGATTCGTCTGCTGCGCGAGGGCGTGGTGATCTACACCGGCAAACTCAGCTCGCTGAGGCGCTTTAAGGAAGACGCCAAGGAAGTGCTCAAGGGCTTTGAATGCGGCGTGGGGCTGGCCAACTTCAACGACATCAAGGTCGGCGACGTGATCGAGGCTTTTGAGGAAGTCTCGGAAGCGGCGACGCTGTGA